A window of Roseburia hominis A2-183 genomic DNA:
TCCTAAAATATCCGACAACAGCAATTCGTTTCCATCCCAGTCCACGTTTAACGGCTCGTCGATGGACACCTCCAGCCTGGTCTTGCTGTTCCTGCGCAGATACATCAGAATCTCATTTTCGATACAGCGCGACGCATAGGTTGCCAGCTTGATGTTTTTATCCGGATTGAACGTATTGATTGCTTTGATGAGACCTATGGTACCGATCGAGATCAGATCCTCCACGCCGACTCCCGTATTGTCGAACTTTTTTGCAATATATACCACCAACCGCAGGTTGTGTTCAATCAGTTTTCTCCGCGCCTCCTCCGCCGCATCTGTGGCAAGCATCCGGATGCACACGCTCTCCTCCCCTGCATCCAGCGGCGGCGGCAGCACCTCCGCGCCGCCGATATAGTGCACCTCATCATTCTCCCCGAACAAAAAGCGTCCGATTCCGTTCAAAATTCCCCGCATCCCGTAATCCGGGACCATCCATTTTATGTACATGTAAGCTCCTTTCTTCACTGTCATCCCAGGGATGCATGCAGAATCAGGTCATATTCTTTGTCCTCAAGCAACCCCTTCTGTGCGATTCCAACCGCCATATGTTCATACCGCCGCATCTGCCTGCCATCCTGCAGTATCATCTCATCCACATCCATCACCGCAAGAAGTCCGTCCTCTGCTCCAAGAGCACGGTACGGCACAAACCGGATTCTGTCTTTTGTCTGATCCACAAATTTTTCCGCCAGACTATAGCTCAAAATACAGATCGGCTGCCCGGTATAGGGATCTCTTAACTGGTTCCCGCTGTCCCAGTAAGCGCTTAACGCCATCCGGCGCGCATCTTTTCCAAGCCATGCCCGGCGCACATGGCTGCCAAAGGCTCTTCTTCTCCCAAGATACCGCAGAAGACCGCACGTTACCGTCACTGCAGCCGCGATCGCTACTCCTCTGCTTTTTGATAAAATACCGCTCTCCTGCAGCCATTCTAACGCCCCACCGAGCAGAAGAACCACCAGATACACCGCCACCCAGTTCTCAAAGAACTGCCTCCTGTCACACCTCCCGAAACAGATGACCGTCATCAGTGTGTTGATGAGAAAATGCGTGAGCAGGCAGTACAGCAGATAATTGCGGCAAAGCAGGATGCAGCACAGCCCAAGCACTGCGGAAACAGCCGCCCCAAGCAGCAGCCACCGCATTTTCCTGCATCTCTTCAAAAAAAGATTT
This region includes:
- the sigE gene encoding RNA polymerase sporulation sigma factor SigE — protein: MYIKWMVPDYGMRGILNGIGRFLFGENDEVHYIGGAEVLPPPLDAGEESVCIRMLATDAAEEARRKLIEHNLRLVVYIAKKFDNTGVGVEDLISIGTIGLIKAINTFNPDKNIKLATYASRCIENEILMYLRRNSKTRLEVSIDEPLNVDWDGNELLLSDILGTDEDVIYRDIETDVERSLLMTAIAGLTGRERMIIELRFGLNTAGGEEKTQKEVADMLGISQSYISRLEKKIMGRLKKEIVRFE
- a CDS encoding sigma-E processing peptidase SpoIIGA, coding for MYVFYADVFLIQNFLMDFLAVAGANLFLKRCRKMRWLLLGAAVSAVLGLCCILLCRNYLLYCLLTHFLINTLMTVICFGRCDRRQFFENWVAVYLVVLLLGGALEWLQESGILSKSRGVAIAAAVTVTCGLLRYLGRRRAFGSHVRRAWLGKDARRMALSAYWDSGNQLRDPYTGQPICILSYSLAEKFVDQTKDRIRFVPYRALGAEDGLLAVMDVDEMILQDGRQMRRYEHMAVGIAQKGLLEDKEYDLILHASLG